From the Helicobacter pylori genome, one window contains:
- the gpmI gene encoding 2,3-bisphosphoglycerate-independent phosphoglycerate mutase: MVQKTLLIITDGIGYRKDSDHNAFFHAKKPTYDLMFKTLPYSLIDTHGLSVGLPKGQMGNSEVGHMCIGAGRVLYQDLVKISLSLQNDELKNNPAFLNTIQKSKVVHLMGLMSDGGVHSHIEHFIALALECEKSHKKVCLHLITDGRDVAPKSSLTYLKQMQSICNENIQIATIGGRFYAMDRDNRFERIELAYNSLMGLNHTPLSPSEYIQSQYDKNITDEFIMPACFENYCGMQDDESFIFINFRNDRAREIVSALGQKEFNGFKRQAFKNLHIATMTPYDNAFPYPVLFPKESVQNTLAEVVSQHNLTQSHIAETEKYAHVTFFINGGVETPFKNENRVLIQSPKVTTYDLKPEMSAKEVTLAVLEQMRLGTDLIIVNFANGDMVGHTGNFEASVKAVEAVDACLGEILSLAKELDYAMLLTSDHGNCERMKDENQNPLTNHTAGSVYCFVLGNGVKSIKNGALNNIASSVLKLMGLKAPATMDEPLF; this comes from the coding sequence ATGGTGCAAAAAACTCTTTTGATTATCACTGATGGCATTGGGTATCGTAAAGATAGCGATCATAACGCTTTCTTCCATGCCAAAAAACCCACTTATGACTTGATGTTTAAAACCTTGCCCTATAGCCTGATTGATACGCATGGCTTGAGCGTGGGCTTGCCTAAGGGGCAAATGGGAAATTCTGAAGTGGGGCATATGTGCATTGGGGCTGGTAGGGTGCTTTATCAGGATTTAGTCAAAATTTCTTTAAGCCTTCAAAACGATGAGCTAAAAAACAACCCCGCTTTTTTAAACACGATCCAAAAAAGTAAGGTCGTGCATCTTATGGGTTTAATGAGCGATGGAGGCGTGCATTCACACATTGAGCATTTTATCGCCCTGGCTTTAGAGTGTGAAAAATCCCATAAAAAAGTCTGTTTGCATTTAATCACCGATGGGCGCGATGTCGCCCCTAAAAGCTCTTTAACTTATTTAAAACAGATGCAAAGTATCTGCAATGAAAACATTCAAATCGCTACTATAGGCGGTCGTTTTTATGCGATGGATAGGGATAATCGCTTTGAAAGGATTGAGCTTGCGTATAACAGCCTAATGGGGCTTAATCACACGCCTTTAAGCCCTAGCGAATATATCCAAAGCCAATACGATAAAAACATTACCGATGAATTTATCATGCCCGCTTGTTTTGAAAATTATTGCGGCATGCAAGATGATGAAAGCTTTATTTTTATCAATTTCAGGAATGATAGGGCTAGAGAAATCGTGAGCGCTTTAGGCCAAAAGGAATTTAACGGCTTCAAGCGTCAAGCTTTTAAAAACCTCCATATTGCTACCATGACGCCTTATGATAACGCCTTCCCTTACCCTGTTTTATTCCCTAAAGAAAGCGTTCAAAACACGCTCGCTGAAGTGGTGTCTCAACACAACCTGACCCAAAGCCATATCGCTGAAACTGAAAAATACGCGCATGTAACCTTTTTCATCAATGGCGGAGTGGAGACGCCTTTTAAAAATGAAAACCGGGTGCTTATCCAAAGCCCAAAAGTTACCACTTATGACTTAAAGCCTGAAATGAGCGCTAAAGAAGTGACCCTTGCGGTGTTGGAGCAAATGAGATTAGGGACGGATTTGATCATTGTGAATTTTGCTAATGGCGACATGGTGGGGCATACAGGGAATTTTGAAGCGAGTGTTAAAGCGGTAGAAGCGGTGGATGCATGTTTAGGGGAGATCCTTTCACTGGCTAAAGAATTGGATTACGCCATGCTTTTAACAAGCGATCATGGGAATTGCGAGCGCATGAAAGATGAAAACCAAAACCCCTTAACCAACCACACTGCCGGTAGCGTGTATTGCTTTGTTTTAGGGAAT